One Mastacembelus armatus chromosome 10, fMasArm1.2, whole genome shotgun sequence DNA window includes the following coding sequences:
- the chic1 gene encoding cysteine-rich hydrophobic domain-containing protein 1 → MSVLLPNMADFDTIYELEDEEDEHVVSEEHLPRYCPEPVVMRGAGHITVFGLSNRFDTEFPSVLTGKVAPEEFKTSISRVNACLKKNLPVNVKWLLCGCLCCCCTVGCSLWPVICLNKRTRRSIQKLLEWENNRLYHKLGLHWKLSKRKCESSNMMEYVILIEFLPKYPIFRPD, encoded by the exons ATGAGCGTCTTACTACCCAACATGGCGGACTTTGATACCATTTATGAGTTAGAAGACGAAGAGGATGAGCATGTAGTGAGCGAGGAACACCTGCCCAGATACTGCCCGGAGCCCGTGGTCATGCGAGGGGCAGGACATATCACAGT gtTTGGACTGAGCAACAGATTTGACACAGAATTTCCCTCTGTTCTCACGGGAAAG GTAGCACCAGAGGAATTCAAAACCAGCATCAGCAGGGTGAATGCTTGTTTGAAGAAGAACTTGCCTGTGAATGTGAAGTGGCTTCTTTGCGGCTGCCTGTGTTGTTGCTGTACAGTGGGCTGCAGCCTATGGCCTGTTATCTGCCTCAACAAGAGG ACAAGACGGTCTATTCAGAAGTTGTTAGAGTGGGAAAATAACCGATTATACCACAAG CTGGGACTGCACTGGAAGctcagtaaaagaaaatgtgaaagcaGTAATATGATGGAATAT gTGATTCTTATAGAATTCTTACCCAAATATCCTATATTCCGACCGGACTGA